In Leptospira bouyouniensis, the following proteins share a genomic window:
- a CDS encoding response regulator, with amino-acid sequence MTPKICIIDDDKIYQFTTKKIIANAGITGEILIFSDAENALSFFQNESGNTTKLPDIVFLDINMPFMDGWQFLEAMEPILSKFPKPIQIYLVSSSVDEADTERATKIPYVSGYIFKPFTKEKLLESLAHLQS; translated from the coding sequence ATGACACCCAAAATTTGTATCATTGATGATGATAAAATCTACCAGTTCACCACCAAAAAAATCATCGCAAACGCTGGCATTACAGGAGAAATACTGATTTTTTCTGATGCAGAAAATGCTCTTAGTTTTTTCCAAAATGAATCAGGAAACACGACGAAATTGCCTGATATTGTTTTTTTAGATATCAATATGCCCTTTATGGATGGTTGGCAATTTTTGGAAGCGATGGAACCCATACTCTCAAAATTTCCAAAACCAATTCAAATTTATTTGGTGAGTTCCTCTGTAGATGAAGCAGACACGGAGAGAGCTACTAAAATTCCTTATGTCTCCGGTTATATTTTCAAACCATTCACCAAAGAAAAACTTTTGGAATCTTTGGCACATCTACAATCTTAG
- a CDS encoding MBOAT family O-acyltransferase, with the protein MIFSDFEYFVFFLFVFFTVWYLFPALFSNQSRETRILHVFLLISSYFFYMSWDYRFGALILLSTAIDFYVGLKLATETREKIRYYLLLFSLITNLVFILGFFKYYNFVVNSINSVTSFSFGDEFLPVLKIILPAGISFFTFQSLSYTIDVYRKEIPAEKDFIRFALFVSFFPQLVAGPIVTARTFMPQLYSPKKLEDIEFRVAIRFFMLGYFKKAVLSDMVAPTIDAIYANPAGHHAYALLIAAALGGIQVYLDFSGYSDMAIGSALLLGYKLPTNFNLPFLATSVSGFWRRWHMTLNSWLRDYIYIPMGGSRVTSVRRKFNLWFTMFVSGVWHGAQWTFVFWGSLNGFFYVLEEIWKEWFPEKEGKTSIAGLSFLKIPLWLFQNLLNNSIFFLGAVFFRSLSWENAWIHLKGIFLFQDGNLRPYMWKDFLWIIGFLILGHFVGYFLFEKGKGKKIPASLEFVLYPVLFLVLNLATPENSVPFIYFQF; encoded by the coding sequence TTGATCTTTTCTGATTTTGAATACTTTGTCTTCTTTCTTTTTGTTTTTTTTACAGTTTGGTATTTATTCCCCGCTCTATTTTCGAATCAATCTAGAGAAACTCGAATCTTACATGTTTTCCTACTGATCAGTAGTTATTTTTTCTACATGTCATGGGACTATCGATTTGGTGCTCTTATTTTACTTTCAACAGCGATTGACTTTTATGTTGGACTCAAGCTAGCAACAGAAACGAGAGAAAAGATACGTTATTATCTATTACTCTTTAGTCTCATTACAAACTTAGTTTTTATCTTAGGATTTTTTAAGTATTATAATTTTGTTGTGAATTCGATTAACTCTGTCACCAGTTTTTCGTTTGGTGATGAGTTTTTGCCTGTTTTAAAAATTATATTACCAGCAGGGATTTCATTTTTTACCTTCCAATCGTTATCATACACCATTGATGTTTATCGGAAGGAAATCCCTGCTGAAAAAGATTTTATACGTTTTGCTTTGTTTGTGAGTTTTTTTCCACAACTTGTCGCAGGTCCAATTGTCACCGCTAGGACTTTTATGCCTCAGTTGTACAGCCCAAAAAAATTGGAAGACATTGAATTTCGCGTAGCGATTCGTTTTTTTATGTTAGGTTATTTTAAAAAAGCCGTACTTTCTGATATGGTTGCACCTACAATCGATGCTATTTATGCAAATCCTGCGGGTCATCATGCCTATGCGTTGCTTATAGCAGCTGCCCTTGGTGGCATCCAAGTGTATTTGGATTTTAGTGGATATTCTGATATGGCGATTGGAAGTGCCCTATTACTCGGTTACAAACTTCCTACTAATTTTAATCTTCCATTTTTAGCGACATCTGTTTCTGGCTTTTGGCGTCGATGGCATATGACACTCAATTCTTGGTTACGCGATTATATTTATATTCCTATGGGTGGAAGTCGTGTGACATCCGTTCGTCGAAAATTTAATTTATGGTTTACGATGTTTGTGAGTGGTGTTTGGCATGGTGCCCAATGGACCTTTGTTTTTTGGGGGTCACTCAATGGATTTTTTTATGTGTTAGAAGAGATTTGGAAGGAATGGTTCCCGGAGAAAGAGGGGAAAACATCCATTGCTGGTTTGAGCTTTTTGAAAATTCCTCTTTGGTTGTTTCAAAATTTACTCAATAATTCTATTTTCTTTTTGGGTGCCGTTTTTTTCCGTTCGCTCAGCTGGGAAAATGCATGGATCCATTTAAAAGGGATTTTCCTTTTCCAAGATGGAAATTTAAGGCCTTATATGTGGAAGGATTTCCTTTGGATCATTGGTTTTCTCATTTTAGGACATTTTGTTGGTTATTTTCTGTTTGAAAAAGGAAAAGGAAAAAAAATTCCAGCCAGTTTGGAATTTGTTTTGTATCCGGTTCTATTTCTTGTCTTAAATTTAGCTACACCAGAAAATTCTGTTCCTTTCATATACTTTCAATTCTAA
- a CDS encoding single-stranded DNA-binding protein, which yields MKNLSYIILDGNLTSDPEEKTIVGGKTLAHFTVAVNHSQNNPDSKDKDDVSFFEVDAWEKLGENCVEFLKKGSKVTVMGNLKQNRWKSPDGETKSKVKVTASTVRFDSMRKRDEKVA from the coding sequence ATGAAAAATCTATCGTACATCATTTTGGATGGGAATTTAACGTCTGATCCAGAAGAAAAAACTATCGTGGGAGGTAAGACTCTCGCTCACTTCACAGTGGCAGTCAATCACTCACAAAATAACCCAGATTCAAAGGACAAAGACGATGTTTCTTTTTTCGAAGTGGATGCTTGGGAAAAATTAGGCGAAAACTGTGTGGAATTCTTAAAGAAGGGAAGTAAGGTGACTGTGATGGGCAACCTAAAACAGAATCGATGGAAATCTCCCGATGGAGAAACTAAATCGAAGGTGAAAGTCACGGCTTCCACAGTTCGATTTGATAGTATGAGGAAACGAGATGAAAAGGTAGCTTAA
- a CDS encoding nucleoside-diphosphate sugar epimerase, giving the protein MKILLLGGTGLVGKQVLLSLLFYPQIKKVTVWARHFENSSKPNLPIEVIKATWEDFQAGKVSVPEGIDAVFCCLGTTIGKAGSQEKFREIDFDYPLLAARQAKEKNIPGFYIITAMGSDPNSNIFYNRVKGELEWELKTLKFPFLGIFRPSLLIGDREELRIGEKIGEAVSNFFPFGLFGLQKYKPIQAAYVAKAMIYSLLKDKPSSETKPVVKIYENDVLWEIGKDHTF; this is encoded by the coding sequence ATGAAAATATTATTATTAGGGGGCACGGGTCTTGTCGGCAAACAAGTGTTACTCTCGCTCCTTTTCTACCCTCAAATCAAAAAAGTTACTGTGTGGGCACGTCATTTTGAAAACTCTTCAAAACCTAACCTTCCAATTGAAGTTATAAAAGCGACTTGGGAAGATTTTCAGGCAGGGAAAGTAAGTGTTCCCGAAGGGATTGATGCCGTCTTTTGTTGTTTGGGAACGACGATAGGAAAAGCAGGTAGTCAGGAAAAATTTCGAGAAATCGATTTTGATTACCCTCTACTTGCAGCAAGACAAGCAAAAGAAAAAAATATACCAGGATTTTATATCATCACTGCGATGGGTTCAGATCCTAACTCAAATATCTTTTACAACCGAGTGAAGGGTGAATTAGAATGGGAGTTAAAAACACTAAAATTTCCATTTTTAGGAATCTTTCGGCCTTCACTCCTCATTGGCGATCGAGAAGAGTTGAGAATAGGGGAAAAAATAGGTGAGGCAGTCAGTAATTTTTTTCCGTTTGGATTGTTTGGTTTGCAAAAGTACAAACCCATCCAAGCGGCTTACGTTGCAAAAGCAATGATCTATTCTTTGTTAAAAGACAAACCATCAAGTGAAACCAAACCAGTCGTAAAAATTTATGAAAACGATGTCCTTTGGGAAATCGGCAAGGACCATACTTTTTGA
- a CDS encoding adenylate/guanylate cyclase domain-containing protein has product MKKLILFSLVFLVSCLSEERNTNKEAKNGFIDLKNHSFQSEPFVALMGEWKFYWNTSPTNIQENNSDRILNLPQHWNGYQMEYGKISGFGHATFRLHIQLPEDLQETMALTVHEQDTSYAIYIDGKYYGGSGIPASNTNQFVPMVRSTIVVLPPNKDITIDLYVANYVHRKGGIWNDIVLSPFTKAESRLTKHKMNETILCSIFAFVGIFFLVMYFYNRDGRQTLGIFLFSLAVLLRTISTGERIVIEFVGMPYWLLLRLEYFSWYWSAPLLYHYFYTIFPNDFSRKVGKFFYLLSTILTFGLLLPPVYFTETASLYPIAFVLNGLFILFYLLRAYKQNRMEAKPLLFGIGLILVGATNDILHAEAFIHTTYIAPSTVVIFVFLQVFTFGRIVRQNISKTLAFAEEQKQFSSSFSRFVPTEFLYHLGKNDIRQVDLGDQVQKRMTVLFADIRSFTEFSETLTPKENFDFLNSYLQRVGPIIRHNNGFIDKFIGDAVMALFPNNINDAVKAAVEMQEAIRIYNNHRANCGYIPIEVGIGIHTGNLTLGILGEHKRMEGTVISDAVNLASRIEGITKLFSSRIVISAETFIESSETLGFHYRLLDRVNIKGKTDSVFVVEVLDGYEPEKANRLISCIDDYTLALDAYRREDFEEAKNGFATLLDKNPDDSVSRLFFERCKDAIERLKLESGTS; this is encoded by the coding sequence ATGAAAAAACTCATTTTATTTTCTTTAGTTTTCCTCGTTAGCTGTTTATCAGAGGAAAGAAATACCAACAAAGAAGCTAAAAATGGGTTTATCGATCTAAAAAATCATTCCTTCCAATCAGAACCATTTGTCGCCCTTATGGGTGAATGGAAATTTTATTGGAATACTTCTCCAACAAACATCCAAGAAAATAATTCCGATCGGATATTAAACTTGCCTCAACATTGGAATGGATACCAAATGGAGTATGGAAAAATTTCTGGTTTTGGGCATGCTACCTTTCGATTGCATATCCAATTGCCAGAAGATCTCCAAGAGACTATGGCACTTACTGTCCATGAACAAGATACATCCTATGCGATCTACATCGATGGAAAGTATTATGGTGGTTCTGGTATACCCGCAAGTAATACGAATCAATTTGTTCCTATGGTTCGGTCTACCATCGTTGTTTTGCCACCAAACAAAGATATTACAATAGATTTGTATGTAGCAAATTATGTTCATAGAAAAGGTGGAATTTGGAATGATATTGTTCTTTCCCCTTTCACGAAAGCAGAAAGTCGACTCACCAAACATAAAATGAATGAAACAATTCTATGTTCGATTTTTGCCTTCGTGGGAATTTTCTTTTTGGTCATGTATTTTTACAATCGTGATGGAAGACAAACCTTAGGGATCTTTTTATTTTCACTTGCTGTATTACTCCGTACCATTTCAACAGGGGAAAGAATTGTTATTGAATTTGTTGGTATGCCGTATTGGCTACTTTTACGTTTAGAATATTTTTCTTGGTATTGGTCTGCCCCCCTACTTTATCATTATTTTTATACAATCTTTCCAAATGATTTTTCAAGAAAGGTGGGAAAGTTTTTTTACCTACTCTCTACTATCTTAACTTTTGGACTCCTTCTACCTCCCGTCTATTTTACAGAAACAGCTTCTCTTTATCCAATTGCTTTTGTCCTGAATGGATTATTCATTTTGTTTTATTTATTACGCGCTTATAAACAAAACAGAATGGAAGCAAAACCTTTGTTATTCGGCATTGGTCTTATTTTAGTAGGAGCTACCAATGATATACTACATGCGGAAGCATTCATACACACAACTTACATTGCACCTTCAACCGTAGTCATATTTGTTTTTTTACAAGTTTTTACTTTTGGTAGGATTGTCCGCCAAAACATAAGCAAAACATTAGCATTTGCAGAGGAACAAAAACAATTTAGTTCTTCCTTTAGTCGCTTCGTACCAACTGAATTTTTGTACCATCTAGGGAAAAATGACATTCGCCAAGTTGATCTAGGAGACCAAGTTCAAAAACGAATGACAGTATTATTTGCTGACATTCGCTCTTTTACTGAATTTTCAGAAACTCTAACTCCCAAAGAAAACTTTGACTTTCTCAATAGTTATTTGCAGCGCGTTGGACCAATTATCCGGCATAATAATGGATTTATCGATAAATTTATCGGTGATGCTGTGATGGCACTTTTTCCAAATAATATTAATGATGCGGTAAAAGCGGCTGTCGAAATGCAAGAAGCAATTCGAATATACAACAACCATCGTGCAAACTGTGGATACATCCCAATTGAAGTAGGCATCGGCATTCACACTGGGAATTTAACCTTAGGGATTCTCGGAGAACACAAACGAATGGAAGGTACAGTGATTTCCGATGCAGTCAATTTAGCTTCGAGAATCGAAGGCATCACAAAACTTTTTTCTTCTCGAATTGTGATTAGTGCGGAAACCTTTATAGAATCCTCTGAAACTTTGGGTTTTCATTACCGATTACTTGACCGAGTTAATATCAAAGGAAAAACAGATTCAGTTTTTGTGGTAGAAGTGTTAGATGGTTATGAGCCAGAAAAAGCAAATCGTTTGATTTCCTGTATCGATGATTATACTCTTGCCTTGGATGCTTACAGAAGAGAAGATTTTGAAGAAGCCAAAAATGGATTTGCGACTCTTTTAGATAAAAATCCAGATGATTCTGTGTCAAGATTGTTCTTTGAAAGATGTAAAGATGCGATCGAACGTCTCAAACTAGAGTCTGGTACGAGTTAA
- a CDS encoding PAS domain S-box protein, with product MSLQDSEILQLLTSISRELVCLHETDGTYVYVSPNSKSIIGYEPEELLGRNPYDFFHPDDRRLIFERSHQPLLRGDDNIHPTFRFLHQNGTYIWLQSDNRLTTHATSGKKYIHTSSRDITEKIESDANLALSERKFKTLFRDSPIGLVLTSKQGYIDDVNESFARFLGYETFELLGKHFSEISSHGELEENLRYRDSVQKGMIDHYAIEKQYIHKLGHLVWAYITVTVLRDDLGEPIYYLAQIIDIDERKKTETLLLENNEHLKATKNSLLIQNKQLQSYNQIISHHLRAPVSNLRSLIDLLQITESVEERMELQNHLEEVTVNLETVLSELITTLKIQSLENYHPEWVSIRETFKRVEKLMEGELQKKKVLIELNLAEKESVFISKDYLETILLQLLSNSLQFAEPNRDLRIVIESFAIGSETTISFSDNGSGIDLSRYSDQIFQMKKTFHRQMSGKGLGLFLMKYTMESLGGRIEVKSKPGEGATFLLHFPFGSSNL from the coding sequence GTGTCACTTCAAGATTCTGAAATACTACAATTATTAACCTCGATTAGTCGAGAATTAGTATGCCTGCATGAAACGGATGGCACATATGTTTATGTAAGTCCTAATTCAAAATCCATCATTGGGTATGAACCGGAAGAACTGCTTGGAAGAAATCCTTATGATTTTTTTCACCCTGATGACAGAAGGTTGATCTTCGAAAGGTCTCACCAACCACTTTTGCGAGGGGATGATAACATCCATCCAACCTTTCGTTTTTTACATCAAAATGGGACATACATTTGGTTACAATCTGACAACCGATTAACAACACATGCAACTTCAGGGAAAAAATATATACATACATCTTCTCGTGACATAACTGAAAAAATTGAATCGGATGCAAACTTAGCACTATCAGAACGAAAATTCAAAACTTTGTTTCGTGACTCACCAATTGGACTCGTACTCACAAGCAAACAAGGTTATATCGACGACGTGAACGAATCCTTTGCACGTTTTTTAGGATATGAAACCTTCGAATTATTGGGAAAACATTTTTCAGAAATTAGTTCTCACGGAGAACTCGAAGAAAATTTACGTTACCGTGATTCTGTTCAAAAAGGAATGATCGATCATTATGCGATCGAAAAACAATATATACATAAACTTGGTCATTTGGTTTGGGCATACATCACTGTTACAGTACTAAGAGATGATTTAGGAGAACCTATTTATTACTTGGCCCAAATCATTGATATAGATGAGAGAAAAAAAACAGAAACCTTACTCTTAGAAAACAATGAACATTTAAAAGCGACTAAAAATTCTCTTCTCATACAAAACAAACAACTACAATCTTATAATCAAATCATTTCCCACCATTTACGTGCTCCCGTTAGCAACCTCAGGAGTTTGATCGACCTTTTACAAATTACAGAATCGGTTGAGGAAAGAATGGAACTTCAAAATCATTTGGAAGAAGTGACAGTAAATTTAGAAACCGTACTTTCAGAACTTATCACAACTTTAAAAATCCAAAGTTTGGAAAATTACCATCCCGAATGGGTTTCGATCCGAGAAACGTTCAAACGAGTTGAAAAACTGATGGAAGGAGAATTACAAAAAAAGAAAGTCCTCATTGAACTTAATTTGGCTGAAAAAGAATCCGTTTTTATTTCCAAAGACTACCTAGAAACAATTCTTTTGCAACTCCTGAGTAATTCCCTGCAATTTGCCGAACCAAACCGAGATTTAAGGATTGTGATCGAATCCTTTGCGATCGGCTCAGAAACCACCATTTCTTTCTCAGATAACGGTTCTGGGATTGATTTATCTCGGTACAGTGACCAAATTTTTCAGATGAAGAAGACTTTTCATCGTCAGATGAGTGGGAAAGGGCTCGGTTTGTTTTTAATGAAATACACGATGGAATCATTAGGGGGGAGAATCGAAGTCAAATCGAAACCTGGAGAAGGAGCAACCTTTCTACTCCACTTTCCATTTGGGAGTTCAAACTTATGA
- the eat gene encoding ethanolamine permease, whose protein sequence is MNDHPKLHKALHSVHLWGMAVGLVISGDYFGWNFGWANANFWEFGFAIIWIALFYVMFALCFTELAASIPQAGGPSAYAKRALGDTFGFYTGYLVLVEFLLAPPAIASALGGYIHFLFPIVPSFYAGIGMFILLLMINLTGIKQTARFELFVTFIAVIGLLFYLGLLYPYTSFERIPSFPSLNSISFSSVFISIPFAIWFFLAVEGVALAAEEVKNPEKDIPKGYIAGIFTLLCLAGMIYVFTASVSNTEEIAKIEYPLSYVLNSLYGFESIWPILFTFIGLFGLVASLFGIILGNSRLLYAMSKERYLPMYLSKLTKGSLVPQNAVLTGGIFGILCMVFLDTAELITISALGACGMYLLSLVSYMVLRKKEPNLDRPYKAPLYPTLPIIAIVFGLLAFGSVFYAEPNLTIGVFLIGIVLGIGYKWSQTPV, encoded by the coding sequence ATGAACGATCACCCAAAATTGCACAAAGCCCTCCACTCCGTTCATCTTTGGGGTATGGCTGTTGGACTTGTGATTTCTGGAGATTACTTTGGTTGGAATTTTGGTTGGGCAAATGCAAACTTTTGGGAATTCGGTTTTGCAATCATTTGGATCGCATTATTTTACGTGATGTTTGCATTGTGTTTTACGGAACTTGCAGCAAGTATCCCACAAGCTGGTGGTCCTTCTGCTTATGCTAAACGAGCATTAGGTGATACTTTTGGTTTTTATACAGGTTACCTTGTTTTAGTCGAATTCCTTCTTGCACCACCTGCGATTGCTTCTGCCCTTGGTGGATACATTCATTTTTTATTTCCAATTGTACCATCCTTTTATGCGGGGATTGGAATGTTTATCCTTCTACTGATGATCAATTTAACTGGGATAAAACAAACCGCTCGATTTGAATTGTTTGTAACCTTTATTGCTGTGATCGGACTACTGTTTTATTTAGGTTTGTTATATCCATATACTTCGTTTGAGCGGATTCCAAGTTTTCCATCTTTGAACTCCATTTCTTTTTCTTCAGTATTCATTTCGATTCCATTTGCGATTTGGTTTTTTTTGGCTGTAGAAGGAGTTGCTTTGGCGGCAGAAGAAGTAAAAAATCCAGAGAAAGATATTCCAAAAGGTTACATTGCAGGGATCTTCACATTACTTTGTTTAGCTGGAATGATCTATGTTTTTACAGCATCTGTTTCGAATACTGAAGAAATTGCAAAAATTGAATACCCTTTGTCATATGTATTGAATTCCTTATATGGATTTGAATCCATTTGGCCTATCCTTTTCACCTTTATTGGGTTATTTGGTCTAGTCGCTTCTTTATTTGGTATCATTCTTGGGAATTCACGTTTGTTGTATGCAATGAGTAAAGAAAGATACCTTCCTATGTACTTGTCCAAACTGACAAAAGGTTCCCTTGTCCCTCAAAATGCAGTATTAACAGGTGGAATATTTGGAATTTTATGTATGGTATTTTTGGATACAGCTGAACTCATCACAATTTCTGCATTAGGTGCCTGTGGGATGTATTTACTGAGTTTGGTTTCTTATATGGTGTTGCGAAAAAAAGAACCAAATTTGGATCGTCCTTACAAAGCCCCATTGTATCCAACTTTACCCATAATTGCGATTGTGTTCGGTTTGCTTGCTTTTGGATCTGTTTTCTATGCAGAACCAAATCTAACGATCGGTGTATTTTTAATTGGGATTGTACTTGGCATTGGATACAAATGGAGCCAAACGCCTGTATAA
- a CDS encoding DUF3332 family protein: protein MKKILKTALVGLLSFGLLSNCFGKFGVTKAIYSFNGNIQIGTGKVAGFFRSLFMIIPLSIAYYVGGIMDVLIFNLIEFWTDRNPIAMAEYDFDGKLVKEYTENGQTITLTYTEWGKVLRMDAPTAKGVESVYFLKDKPEKAYRLINGKYVEIQQVSGPILPPMSVKHI, encoded by the coding sequence ATGAAAAAAATATTAAAAACAGCTCTTGTAGGATTATTGTCATTCGGCCTTCTTTCCAATTGTTTTGGAAAATTCGGTGTTACAAAGGCAATCTATTCTTTCAACGGAAATATTCAGATTGGAACAGGTAAAGTCGCTGGTTTCTTTAGATCCTTATTTATGATCATTCCTTTATCCATCGCCTACTATGTGGGTGGAATCATGGATGTTCTAATTTTCAATTTAATCGAATTCTGGACAGACCGAAATCCAATTGCGATGGCTGAATATGATTTTGATGGAAAGTTAGTGAAAGAATACACTGAAAATGGACAAACCATCACTCTTACTTACACTGAATGGGGTAAGGTATTAAGAATGGATGCTCCCACAGCAAAAGGAGTGGAGTCTGTTTATTTTTTAAAAGACAAACCGGAAAAAGCATACCGTCTTATCAATGGAAAGTATGTAGAGATCCAACAAGTGAGTGGACCGATCCTTCCTCCAATGAGCGTAAAACACATCTAA
- a CDS encoding FMN-binding glutamate synthase family protein, producing the protein MMNQILNWIETNPMSATWIGLVLFFVSVFIRDISQKKHTIQRNFPIVGRLRYFLEMIGPELRQYWVANDKEERPFDRTERSWIYATAKGQNNNFGFGTTEIQYEPGYPIIKHKAFPYPESKAYIHNNDPSCIPCLKVIGPKRKFPYRPYSIVNISAMSFGSLGKNAVLALNRGARDSGSYHNTGEGGLSHYHMEGADIVWQIGTGYFGARDNSGKFNLDVLKEKVGKNACVKMIEIKLSQGAKPGKGGILPAKKVNAEIASIRHVEEGEDCISPNSHSEFTNVKELVQFIEKIANATGLPVGIKSAVGEIEFWQELADEMKRTSQGPDFITIDGGEGGTGAAPLTYADHVSLPFKIGFQRVYTLFQKEGISESIVWIGSGKLGFPDRAVVAIAMGCDLINIAREAMLSIGCIQAQKCHTDHCPAGVATQNWWLQRGVDPTIKGKRAAKYIQGFRKELLSLAHSCGYEHPGQFTGQDIEISMGMNRYQTLEGLLGYKRDEVKFTKLQDYTVFPKRQA; encoded by the coding sequence ATGATGAATCAAATATTAAATTGGATCGAAACAAATCCCATGTCTGCCACTTGGATTGGACTCGTACTTTTTTTTGTGTCCGTTTTTATACGAGACATCTCTCAAAAAAAACACACCATTCAAAGGAATTTTCCTATTGTCGGAAGACTTCGTTATTTTTTGGAAATGATTGGCCCAGAACTCAGACAGTATTGGGTTGCCAACGACAAAGAAGAGAGGCCGTTTGATCGAACCGAAAGGAGTTGGATCTACGCAACGGCTAAGGGACAAAATAACAACTTTGGTTTTGGTACAACAGAAATTCAATACGAACCTGGTTACCCCATTATCAAACACAAAGCCTTTCCTTATCCAGAATCAAAAGCATACATCCATAACAATGATCCAAGTTGTATCCCATGCCTAAAGGTAATTGGACCAAAACGAAAATTTCCTTATCGACCCTATTCCATTGTCAATATCTCAGCCATGTCATTTGGTTCACTTGGTAAAAATGCCGTTCTTGCATTGAACCGAGGAGCACGTGATTCTGGTTCTTACCATAACACAGGTGAGGGGGGACTCAGTCATTATCACATGGAAGGTGCAGACATTGTTTGGCAAATTGGAACGGGATACTTCGGTGCCAGAGACAATTCTGGAAAGTTTAACTTAGATGTGTTAAAAGAAAAAGTTGGTAAAAATGCCTGTGTAAAAATGATAGAGATTAAATTATCACAAGGCGCCAAACCTGGGAAAGGTGGTATTTTACCTGCAAAAAAAGTAAATGCTGAAATTGCATCCATCCGTCATGTCGAAGAAGGAGAAGATTGTATCTCACCTAACTCTCATAGTGAATTCACAAATGTAAAAGAACTAGTGCAGTTCATTGAAAAAATTGCGAATGCAACAGGTTTGCCTGTTGGAATTAAAAGTGCAGTGGGAGAAATTGAATTTTGGCAAGAACTCGCAGACGAGATGAAACGTACTTCCCAAGGTCCAGATTTTATCACGATTGATGGAGGTGAAGGGGGAACTGGTGCTGCTCCTCTCACTTATGCTGATCATGTTTCATTGCCTTTCAAAATTGGATTCCAACGAGTGTACACTTTGTTCCAAAAAGAAGGGATATCAGAAAGTATCGTTTGGATCGGTTCTGGTAAACTAGGATTCCCAGATCGGGCAGTTGTGGCCATCGCCATGGGTTGTGATCTCATCAATATTGCAAGGGAAGCAATGTTATCCATAGGATGTATCCAAGCACAAAAATGCCATACTGACCATTGCCCTGCAGGTGTTGCCACTCAAAATTGGTGGTTACAACGCGGAGTGGATCCAACGATTAAAGGGAAACGAGCAGCAAAATACATACAAGGATTTCGCAAAGAACTCCTCAGTTTAGCTCATTCATGTGGGTATGAACACCCAGGCCAATTCACAGGCCAAGACATCGAAATTAGTATGGGAATGAATCGTTACCAAACCCTTGAGGGACTTCTCGGATACAAACGAGATGAAGTAAAGTTTACTAAATTACAAGATTATACTGTATTTCCAAAACGACAAGCGTAG
- a CDS encoding PilZ domain-containing protein, translated as MESERRLPRISPGDFSEFEVHLDLEGITLFGKLGNISEEGLCFLGEDDLLSDEIESQVLGSIVWGKGTKRLFFEGTIMWTQTSKIKNVIYHIAGIQFLEKINLTDSMLARSLEIK; from the coding sequence ATGGAAAGTGAGCGAAGGCTTCCCAGAATTTCTCCAGGTGATTTTTCCGAATTCGAAGTCCATCTTGACCTCGAAGGCATCACGTTATTTGGAAAACTTGGAAATATTTCCGAAGAAGGTCTTTGTTTTTTAGGTGAGGATGACTTACTTAGCGATGAAATTGAATCCCAAGTTTTGGGAAGTATTGTTTGGGGAAAAGGCACAAAACGTTTGTTCTTTGAAGGTACCATTATGTGGACCCAAACCTCAAAAATCAAAAATGTGATTTATCATATCGCCGGAATACAATTTTTAGAAAAAATCAATTTAACCGATTCGATGCTTGCCAGAAGTTTGGAGATCAAATGA